A genome region from Gloeomargarita sp. SRBZ-1_bins_9 includes the following:
- a CDS encoding CO2 hydration protein, with the protein MKLATPLERVKERLLQGGALLPDTPDNLVEVVGILKSYGVVLDYYWRNLIYMAQEQFLVIFPFFKYFNGEITWQKLLHHWNHDRINYEFAEYCMRAMLWHGSPPLDAYLDSPEFAQNAARAIQAKIRGHVLLQLLHALFPTFLPEQVKQMVYTSVLGQFWRVMSPLFLELSDRYDRGEITSIAAVVDHIRTGLVQAAPQPITYEVEIGGQVYPLVPKSSGLTFLTAAAVPYVEAVFFRSFPFMGTVSYNAQAYQIPADQADFTYGALYADPLPIGGAGIPPTLLMQDMRHFLPDYLLERYRQTGRGLGDLRVKICVSFQKAMFCVTTAAIQALAPYPLTSSDPQARAANERYLAPWLQRLAESRLLTVQGGGG; encoded by the coding sequence ATGAAGCTGGCAACGCCATTAGAGCGGGTGAAGGAACGGCTGCTGCAGGGGGGAGCGCTCCTACCGGATACGCCGGATAACCTGGTGGAGGTCGTGGGTATTCTGAAAAGCTACGGCGTGGTGCTGGATTACTACTGGCGCAACCTAATTTACATGGCCCAGGAGCAATTCCTGGTCATTTTCCCCTTTTTTAAATACTTCAACGGCGAAATTACTTGGCAAAAGCTGCTGCACCATTGGAACCACGACCGGATTAACTACGAGTTTGCCGAGTACTGCATGCGGGCCATGTTGTGGCATGGCAGTCCCCCCCTGGATGCCTACTTGGATTCGCCAGAATTTGCCCAAAACGCCGCGCGGGCCATCCAAGCCAAAATTCGCGGGCATGTTCTCCTGCAACTCCTGCACGCCCTGTTTCCCACCTTTTTGCCGGAACAGGTTAAACAAATGGTTTACACCAGCGTGCTGGGGCAGTTTTGGCGGGTGATGAGTCCCCTGTTTCTGGAGCTGTCTGACCGCTACGACCGGGGGGAAATCACCAGCATTGCCGCTGTGGTGGACCACATTCGCACAGGACTGGTCCAAGCGGCTCCCCAACCGATTACCTATGAGGTGGAAATTGGCGGGCAGGTGTATCCTTTGGTGCCGAAAAGCAGCGGGCTGACTTTTTTGACGGCGGCGGCAGTGCCCTATGTGGAGGCGGTGTTTTTCCGGTCCTTTCCCTTCATGGGTACGGTGTCCTACAACGCCCAGGCCTATCAAATTCCGGCGGACCAAGCGGACTTTACCTACGGTGCGCTCTATGCTGACCCCTTACCGATTGGGGGAGCAGGGATTCCGCCTACGTTGTTGATGCAGGATATGCGCCATTTTCTCCCGGACTATCTGCTGGAGCGCTACCGGCAGACAGGACGGGGGCTGGGGGACCTACGGGTGAAGATTTGCGTGAGTTTCCAAAAGGCGATGTTTTGCGTGACAACGGCGGCGATCCAGGCCCTGGCGCCCTATCCGTTGACCAGTTCGGACCCCCAAGCACGGGCAGCTAACGAGCGCTATTTAGCTCCCTGGTTACAACGGCTGGCGGAATCCCGTCTATTGACGGTGCAGGGAGGAGGTGGTTGA
- the ftsZ gene encoding cell division protein FtsZ, with protein sequence IMAALDQADLVFITAGMGGGTGTGAAPIVAEVAKELGALTVAIVTRPFTFEGRRRAAQAEEGIAMLQGRVDTLIVIPNDRLLTTIGESTPVQEAFRVADDILRQGVQGISDIITIPGLVNVDFADVKAIMADAGSALMGIGTGTGKGRAAEAANMAIASPLLESSIHGAKGVLFNITGGSDLSLHEVNTAAEIIYNVVDPEANIIFGAVLDDRLQGEVRITVIATGFQPAASHPQPSLRPVTPGPTSPPTPQVEVPPKLEEPPPEIDIPDFLKRRRPRR encoded by the coding sequence AAATCATGGCGGCCCTGGACCAGGCGGATTTGGTGTTTATCACGGCGGGGATGGGGGGGGGTACGGGCACGGGGGCAGCGCCGATCGTGGCGGAGGTGGCTAAAGAATTGGGAGCTTTGACGGTGGCGATTGTCACCCGGCCTTTTACCTTTGAGGGCAGACGTCGAGCAGCCCAAGCCGAAGAAGGCATTGCCATGCTCCAGGGGCGGGTGGATACGTTGATCGTCATTCCTAATGACCGCCTGCTGACCACCATTGGCGAATCCACACCGGTGCAAGAAGCCTTCCGGGTGGCGGATGACATTTTGCGCCAGGGGGTGCAGGGAATTTCCGACATCATTACCATTCCGGGGCTGGTGAATGTGGATTTTGCCGATGTGAAGGCGATCATGGCGGATGCGGGGTCGGCATTGATGGGCATTGGCACGGGCACGGGGAAGGGACGGGCGGCGGAAGCGGCGAATATGGCCATTGCTTCACCGTTGCTGGAGTCTTCCATTCACGGGGCCAAGGGGGTTTTGTTTAATATCACGGGGGGCAGCGATTTAAGCCTGCACGAGGTGAATACGGCGGCGGAAATTATCTACAACGTGGTGGACCCGGAGGCCAATATCATTTTTGGGGCGGTACTGGATGACCGGTTGCAGGGGGAAGTGCGGATTACGGTGATTGCCACGGGCTTTCAACCAGCGGCTTCCCATCCCCAACCCTCGTTGCGACCGGTAACGCCGGGACCAACCAGCCCGCCAACGCCCCAGGTGGAGGTGCCGCCTAAACTGGAAGAGCCACCCCCAGAAATTGATATTCCCGATTTCCTGAAACGGCGGCGGCCACGGCGTTGA
- a CDS encoding glycosyltransferase family 61 protein: MALRVWGRVPAQGYWESAESYWRHHPDQAAYQVLMPAHGETLDPPSWIGPDTTLPPSFYQREFAVPAAFCYRINQGRVASQYGDVIAPDGRLIYDGWDEPGRRPQECTVCTLPFPPAKLLNQTVGTIASVRGGSNYYHLLVDVLPRLYLLKQSQFWSQIDTIYVNRFVPALQKLQPLLHLVGLEGKKLFWADAYSHIQARAVVATSLTGLPGMSYFKPGWVFTFLRETFLSLAQPPEKTQPRIYISRSRASFRRVLNEPEVLEILRTWGYQPVWLEDLSFAQQVGLFQQAQRIVAPHGAGLTNLVWCQPGARVLEFFSSNYQPICYWRIARQVGVDYGCVVGQGVLTHPDQRQQEIWIDRRHLTQALAWLEADAV, translated from the coding sequence ATGGCGCTGAGGGTTTGGGGGCGGGTTCCGGCCCAGGGATATTGGGAATCCGCAGAAAGCTACTGGCGTCATCATCCTGACCAGGCTGCCTATCAGGTGCTTATGCCGGCCCATGGGGAAACCCTCGACCCCCCTTCTTGGATAGGGCCAGATACCACCCTGCCCCCCAGTTTTTACCAAAGGGAATTTGCTGTACCTGCGGCGTTTTGTTACCGGATCAACCAGGGGCGGGTGGCCAGTCAGTATGGGGATGTCATTGCTCCTGATGGACGCCTGATTTACGACGGTTGGGATGAACCGGGGCGACGACCCCAAGAGTGCACAGTTTGTACATTGCCTTTTCCCCCAGCGAAACTTCTCAACCAGACGGTGGGGACCATTGCCAGTGTGAGGGGGGGCAGCAATTATTATCATTTGCTGGTGGATGTTTTGCCCCGGCTTTACTTGCTTAAACAGTCTCAGTTTTGGTCGCAAATTGACACGATTTATGTGAACCGGTTTGTCCCTGCTCTCCAGAAACTGCAACCCCTGTTGCACCTGGTGGGTCTAGAGGGCAAAAAACTCTTTTGGGCCGATGCCTATAGCCATATCCAAGCACGAGCGGTGGTGGCGACATCATTGACGGGTTTACCGGGGATGTCCTACTTCAAACCCGGTTGGGTCTTTACGTTTTTGCGGGAAACTTTTCTATCCCTAGCCCAACCCCCAGAGAAAACCCAGCCCCGGATTTATATCAGTCGTTCGCGGGCAAGTTTCCGGCGGGTCCTGAATGAACCAGAGGTATTGGAAATACTTCGTACTTGGGGTTATCAACCAGTGTGGCTGGAGGATTTAAGCTTCGCCCAGCAGGTGGGGTTGTTTCAGCAGGCGCAACGGATCGTCGCCCCCCACGGTGCCGGTTTGACGAATTTGGTCTGGTGCCAGCCGGGGGCGCGGGTACTGGAGTTTTTCTCCTCCAACTATCAACCGATATGTTATTGGAGGATAGCGCGGCAAGTGGGGGTGGATTACGGGTGTGTGGTCGGGCAAGGGGTGTTGACGCATCCGGACCAGCGGCAACAGGAGATATGGATTGATCGACGGCACTTAACCCAGGCGCTGGCGTGGCTAGAAGCAGACGCGGTATAG
- the gatC gene encoding Asp-tRNA(Asn)/Glu-tRNA(Gln) amidotransferase subunit GatC, whose amino-acid sequence MAITPEETARLAYLARLALTPEEIATFSQQLGSILDYMAQIQQLDLQDVPPTLHAVDTANVLRPDEPVPSTLTDLLLQAAPAPEDRFFQVPQILREG is encoded by the coding sequence ATGGCGATTACTCCCGAAGAAACGGCGCGGTTGGCCTACCTGGCGCGGCTGGCTTTGACCCCGGAAGAAATTGCCACCTTCAGCCAGCAGTTGGGGTCCATTTTGGATTACATGGCCCAGATTCAGCAGTTGGACCTGCAGGATGTGCCGCCAACGCTGCACGCGGTGGATACGGCTAATGTGTTGCGCCCCGATGAACCGGTGCCTTCAACATTGACGGATTTGCTGCTGCAGGCGGCGCCGGCGCCCGAGGACCGCTTTTTCCAAGTCCCCCAAATCCTACGGGAAGGCTAG
- a CDS encoding NADH-quinone oxidoreductase subunit M codes for MLSGLVVGPVVGALLLWLWPERWVRPVALVTVLGLLGWTGALLTRFDVHHAGWQMVQVLPWLDSLGLSYRLAVDGLSMPLLALNSLILTLAVASHHPVVRPRLYYTLLLLAGAAVAGAFVAQNLLLFFLFYELELLPLYLLIAIWGGPRRDYAALKFLVYTAISGLLLLAAFFGLVVLSGAGSFDYEVVAAHRLGLTAQVGLLVLLLLGLGIKIPLVPLHTWLPDAHVEASTEVSMLLAGVLLKLGTYGLVRFGVQLLPEGWRVLAPGLAVWAVVSVLYGSLMAIGQQDMKRVVAFSSIGHMGYVLLAAAAATPLSLVAAVAQMVSHGLIAALLFFLVGVVYRVTGTRDLAKLQGLLTPERGLPVIGSLLILAVMASSGIPGMVGFISEFMVFRGSFPVFPLPTVLAMLGTALTSVYFLLLVNRAFFGRLPPALADLPPVSWGQRLPAMVLATLVLTLGLQPHWLVRWSEATVTHWRLG; via the coding sequence ATGCTCAGTGGCTTGGTGGTCGGGCCGGTCGTGGGTGCGCTCCTGCTATGGTTGTGGCCGGAGCGTTGGGTGCGTCCGGTGGCTCTGGTGACGGTGCTAGGGCTACTGGGGTGGACAGGGGCGCTGCTGACCCGGTTCGATGTCCACCACGCGGGCTGGCAAATGGTCCAGGTGCTCCCCTGGTTGGATAGCTTGGGCTTGAGCTACCGGCTGGCGGTGGATGGGTTGTCTATGCCCCTATTGGCCCTCAACAGCTTGATCCTGACCCTGGCGGTGGCCAGTCATCATCCGGTCGTGCGGCCCCGTTTGTATTACACGTTGTTGTTGCTGGCGGGGGCGGCAGTAGCAGGGGCCTTCGTGGCGCAAAATTTGCTGCTGTTTTTCCTGTTTTATGAGCTGGAATTGCTGCCTTTGTATCTGCTGATTGCTATTTGGGGGGGACCGCGGCGGGACTACGCAGCGTTGAAATTTTTGGTCTATACGGCCATTTCCGGGCTGCTGTTGCTGGCGGCCTTTTTTGGGCTGGTGGTGCTCAGCGGCGCCGGGTCGTTTGATTATGAAGTGGTTGCCGCCCATCGGCTGGGTTTGACCGCCCAGGTCGGTCTGCTGGTGCTGTTGCTGCTGGGGCTGGGTATCAAGATTCCCTTGGTGCCTTTGCATACCTGGTTGCCGGATGCCCACGTGGAGGCTTCGACGGAGGTGTCCATGTTGCTGGCGGGGGTGCTGCTGAAGTTGGGGACCTATGGGCTGGTGCGGTTTGGGGTGCAGTTGTTGCCGGAAGGGTGGCGGGTGCTGGCGCCGGGGTTGGCAGTCTGGGCCGTGGTCAGCGTGCTGTATGGGTCCCTGATGGCTATCGGACAGCAGGATATGAAGCGGGTGGTGGCGTTTAGTTCCATTGGCCACATGGGCTACGTCTTGCTGGCGGCAGCGGCGGCAACCCCTTTGTCCCTGGTGGCGGCAGTGGCCCAGATGGTGAGTCATGGGCTGATTGCGGCGCTGTTGTTTTTCCTGGTGGGGGTGGTCTATCGGGTGACGGGTACGCGGGATTTGGCGAAATTGCAGGGGCTGCTGACGCCGGAGCGGGGCCTACCGGTTATCGGTAGCTTGCTGATCCTGGCGGTGATGGCCAGCAGCGGTATTCCGGGGATGGTGGGGTTTATCAGCGAATTTATGGTGTTTCGCGGCAGTTTCCCGGTGTTTCCCCTGCCGACGGTGCTGGCTATGCTGGGTACGGCTTTGACGTCGGTGTATTTTCTGCTGCTGGTGAACCGGGCGTTTTTCGGGCGCTTGCCCCCGGCTCTGGCGGACTTGCCTCCGGTGAGTTGGGGACAACGGCTACCGGCGATGGTGCTGGCAACCTTGGTGCTCACCTTGGGGCTGCAACCCCATTGGTTGGTGCGCTGGAGTGAGGCAACGGTGACCCATTGGAGGCTGGGATGA
- a CDS encoding tetratricopeptide repeat protein, protein MQREAMGGILTAMVLMASSCAPNANQLYEQGVQALRQGRPQEAVAKLNEVIRLRRDYLEAYEQRGIAYLKLGEYREAVQDLTKALEGKPDDPVLLRHRAIAYFGMGKPNEGNADLCRAADITKDAKVQANCAARQQADQETPGESPG, encoded by the coding sequence ATGCAACGGGAGGCTATGGGGGGGATTTTGACGGCCATGGTGCTGATGGCCAGCAGTTGCGCGCCCAATGCCAACCAACTCTATGAGCAGGGGGTCCAGGCGCTGCGGCAGGGTCGGCCCCAGGAGGCGGTGGCCAAACTGAACGAGGTGATTCGCCTGCGCCGGGACTATCTGGAGGCTTACGAACAACGGGGGATTGCCTATTTGAAGCTGGGGGAATACCGGGAGGCAGTACAAGATTTAACCAAGGCCCTGGAGGGCAAGCCGGATGACCCAGTGTTGTTGCGCCACCGGGCGATTGCCTACTTCGGCATGGGCAAGCCCAACGAGGGCAATGCCGATTTGTGCCGCGCTGCTGACATCACCAAAGACGCCAAAGTCCAGGCCAATTGCGCCGCCCGCCAGCAGGCCGATCAGGAAACCCCAGGGGAGAGTCCCGGCTAG
- a CDS encoding photosystem I assembly protein Ycf3 — protein MPRSQRNDNFIDKTFTVLADLLLKLLPASPKEKAAFAYYRDGMSAQAEGEYAEALKNYEEALALEDDPYDRSFILYNIGLIHTSNGDHEKALEYYHQALALNPRMPQALNNIAVIYHYQGEQAKAANQPELAEELFDKAAQYWQEAIRLAPNNYIEAQNWLKTTGRGQIEVF, from the coding sequence ATGCCCCGCTCCCAGCGCAACGATAATTTTATTGATAAGACCTTCACGGTGCTGGCGGATTTGTTGTTGAAGTTGTTGCCGGCCAGCCCCAAGGAGAAAGCGGCATTTGCCTACTACCGGGATGGCATGAGCGCCCAAGCAGAAGGAGAATACGCTGAAGCACTGAAAAATTACGAAGAGGCGCTGGCGTTGGAGGATGACCCCTACGACCGCAGTTTTATCCTGTACAACATTGGCCTGATCCACACCAGTAACGGTGACCATGAAAAGGCCCTGGAGTACTACCACCAAGCCTTGGCTTTGAATCCCCGCATGCCCCAGGCGCTCAACAATATCGCCGTCATTTATCACTACCAGGGTGAGCAGGCCAAGGCGGCGAACCAACCGGAATTGGCCGAAGAATTGTTTGACAAGGCGGCCCAGTACTGGCAGGAGGCGATCCGCTTGGCCCCCAACAACTACATCGAAGCGCAAAATTGGTTGAAAACCACCGGACGCGGTCAGATTGAGGTGTTTTGA
- a CDS encoding ribose-phosphate pyrophosphokinase, translating into MPVPADHGRLRLLAGSANVPLAEEIARYLGVDLGPIVRKRFSDGELYVQIQESVRGCDVYLLQPTCHPVNDHLMELLIMIDACRRASARQITAVIPYYGYARADRKTAGREAITAKLVANLITEAGASRILAMDLHVAQIQAYFDIPFDHVYASNVLQQYILSKGLTDFVVVSPDVGGVARARAFAKKLNDAPLAIIDKRRQGHNVAEVLNVIGDVRGKTAIIVDDMIDTGGTMTEAARLLMEQGAKAVYACATHPVFSGRAPELLANSAFTEVIVTNTIPVPPEKRFPQLKILSVANVLGEAIWRVHEDSSVSSMFR; encoded by the coding sequence GTGCCGGTTCCCGCTGACCATGGTCGTCTGCGTTTACTGGCGGGTTCGGCCAATGTGCCTTTGGCGGAGGAAATCGCCCGCTATCTTGGGGTGGATTTGGGGCCGATTGTGCGCAAGCGTTTTTCCGACGGTGAGTTGTATGTGCAGATCCAGGAGTCGGTACGGGGCTGTGATGTGTATCTCCTGCAACCGACGTGCCATCCGGTTAACGACCATTTGATGGAATTGCTGATTATGATTGATGCCTGTCGGCGGGCGTCGGCGCGGCAGATTACGGCGGTGATTCCCTACTATGGCTACGCGCGGGCGGACCGGAAAACGGCTGGCCGGGAGGCGATTACCGCTAAGCTGGTGGCCAATCTGATTACGGAGGCGGGGGCCAGCCGGATTCTGGCGATGGACTTGCACGTGGCCCAGATTCAGGCCTATTTCGACATTCCCTTTGACCATGTCTATGCCAGCAATGTTTTGCAGCAGTACATCCTCAGCAAGGGGTTGACGGATTTTGTGGTGGTTTCGCCGGATGTGGGGGGGGTAGCCCGCGCCCGGGCCTTTGCCAAAAAACTCAACGACGCCCCCTTGGCCATCATTGACAAACGCCGCCAGGGGCACAATGTGGCGGAGGTGCTCAATGTGATTGGTGATGTGCGGGGCAAGACGGCGATTATCGTGGACGATATGATCGACACAGGGGGTACGATGACGGAGGCGGCGCGGCTGTTGATGGAACAGGGGGCTAAGGCGGTCTATGCCTGTGCTACCCACCCGGTGTTTTCGGGACGGGCGCCCGAACTGTTGGCCAACAGCGCCTTTACGGAGGTGATCGTCACCAACACGATCCCGGTGCCACCAGAGAAACGGTTCCCCCAACTGAAGATTCTCTCGGTGGCGAATGTATTAGGGGAGGCCATCTGGCGGGTGCATGAGGACAGCTCCGTCAGCAGCATGTTCCGCTAG
- a CDS encoding CAAD domain-containing protein, whose translation MEPETHPFENQETPPTATAPQGAEPTETAAYGTGAKSKAVAVMESLRHTLADSLSVLGPTWEKVQTFFSEQRRTISLVVVIVLVVLVLALVSGVLGIINAIPLLPALLELLGLWYILRYLLMAESRQAVFREVNEFIGKVVGQRS comes from the coding sequence ATGGAACCCGAGACCCATCCGTTTGAGAATCAGGAGACGCCACCAACCGCTACTGCTCCTCAAGGGGCGGAGCCGACGGAGACTGCCGCCTATGGGACGGGGGCCAAAAGTAAGGCGGTGGCGGTGATGGAGTCCCTGCGTCATACCCTGGCGGACTCCCTGAGTGTCTTGGGACCGACGTGGGAGAAGGTCCAAACCTTTTTCAGCGAACAACGGCGAACCATCAGTCTGGTGGTGGTTATCGTCCTGGTGGTGTTGGTGCTGGCGCTGGTGTCGGGTGTGCTGGGGATTATCAATGCCATCCCGTTGTTGCCGGCGCTGCTGGAGCTACTGGGGCTGTGGTACATCCTGCGCTATCTGCTGATGGCAGAGTCCCGTCAGGCGGTGTTCCGGGAGGTCAACGAATTCATCGGCAAAGTGGTCGGACAACGTTCCTAG
- a CDS encoding ABC transporter substrate-binding protein: MKRWAMAGLALMGLVAGCQPGTQGLKLGVLLPATGDLAPLGQEMIPAVELLVEQVNACGGVNGQPVTVVKEDDQTQPTAGAAAMTKLAEVDRVGGVVGSFASSVSQAALDVAVRNQVPMVSPGSTSPEFTERAKKGEYKGFWYRTAPPDTYQGAALAALALKRGLTRVSTVVINNSYGLGFEREFTQAFTQKGGQIVNRPTRYDPNATTLESEARSAFANRPQAVMAAVYAETGALLFKSAYEQGLLPGVQLLLTDAVQSEQFVASVGRNPQGQFIMAGAIGTVPGADGPGLAALENLWRQRRGTALPPYAAQTWDAAAVIVLAAQAAGSNRGVDIAPKIREVGGPPGQPVTDVCQALELLRQGQPIDYQGASGNVDFDEWGDVIGSYDVWQVTPDGRIRVIDRVKP; encoded by the coding sequence ATGAAGCGCTGGGCCATGGCGGGACTGGCATTGATGGGGTTGGTGGCGGGTTGCCAACCGGGCACCCAGGGGTTGAAGTTGGGGGTGCTGCTGCCGGCGACGGGGGATTTGGCGCCCCTGGGTCAGGAAATGATCCCGGCGGTGGAATTGCTGGTGGAACAGGTGAACGCCTGTGGGGGGGTCAACGGCCAACCGGTAACGGTCGTCAAGGAGGATGACCAGACCCAACCAACGGCGGGGGCGGCGGCCATGACCAAATTGGCGGAAGTCGACCGGGTCGGTGGGGTGGTGGGTTCCTTTGCTAGCAGCGTCTCCCAGGCGGCGTTGGATGTGGCGGTGCGCAATCAGGTGCCGATGGTGTCGCCGGGAAGCACTAGCCCCGAATTCACGGAACGGGCCAAGAAAGGGGAATACAAGGGCTTTTGGTATCGCACGGCCCCGCCAGATACCTACCAGGGCGCAGCTTTGGCCGCATTGGCTTTGAAACGGGGACTGACGCGGGTCAGCACGGTGGTGATTAACAATAGCTACGGCCTGGGGTTTGAACGGGAATTCACCCAGGCGTTCACCCAAAAGGGAGGCCAGATCGTCAACCGCCCCACCCGCTACGACCCCAACGCCACCACGTTAGAAAGTGAAGCCCGCAGCGCCTTTGCCAACCGACCCCAAGCGGTCATGGCGGCGGTGTATGCCGAAACGGGGGCGCTGTTGTTCAAATCCGCCTACGAACAGGGGCTATTGCCGGGGGTGCAATTGCTGCTGACAGACGCGGTGCAGTCGGAACAGTTTGTCGCTAGTGTGGGCCGGAATCCCCAGGGGCAGTTCATCATGGCGGGGGCCATCGGCACGGTGCCAGGGGCGGATGGACCGGGACTGGCGGCACTGGAAAACCTCTGGCGCCAAAGGCGAGGGACGGCCTTGCCCCCTTACGCGGCCCAAACCTGGGATGCAGCAGCGGTGATTGTGCTGGCGGCGCAGGCAGCAGGGAGTAACCGGGGGGTGGACATTGCCCCGAAGATTCGAGAGGTGGGGGGGCCGCCGGGACAACCGGTAACGGACGTCTGCCAAGCCCTGGAATTGCTCCGCCAAGGTCAACCGATTGATTACCAGGGCGCCAGCGGCAATGTGGACTTTGATGAATGGGGGGATGTGATCGGCAGCTACGACGTGTGGCAAGTGACGCCCGACGGCAGGATTCGGGTCATTGACCGGGTTAAGCCCTAG
- a CDS encoding glycosyltransferase family 2 protein, protein MAIEQVWEQPECYDPAPRDFNRYGQGRRRKAVVVLSLVWGGTIALHWVSWGPWVVWLLTTVMGLQALRLLWAKGSPAPPPTLEEDADLPRVSLLVAAKNEEAVIERLVRSLGQLDYPDYELWVIDDGSTDGTGRILDQLCAEYPQLRVLHRPAGAGGGKSGALNDGLRLSRGEIIGVFDADAQVPPDLLRWIVPLFRQPHIGAVQVRKAIAPGPKNWWLRGQQIEMVLDAFLQQQRRRLGGVAELRGNGQFVRRSALLRVGGWNEGTLTDDLDLTFRLHLDAWDIEFLFTPSVLEEGVTNFRALWHQRNRWAEGGYQRYLDYWRPWLFWPWGGVKRWDTGVSYLSQYLLPAATIPDGLMALWTKHPPLLWPLTGVMLLLFCGSTWRGLAQLEGKTYSRWRLLGASLRMMVYMLHWLPVVATMMVRVAVRPKRLKWVKTVHVQYTVEP, encoded by the coding sequence ATGGCCATCGAACAGGTCTGGGAACAGCCGGAATGTTATGACCCTGCCCCCCGGGATTTCAACCGCTACGGCCAGGGACGGCGGCGCAAGGCGGTGGTGGTGCTCTCCCTAGTCTGGGGGGGGACGATTGCGTTGCACTGGGTGTCCTGGGGTCCCTGGGTGGTGTGGCTGTTGACGACGGTGATGGGTCTGCAAGCTTTGCGCCTGTTGTGGGCCAAGGGGTCTCCTGCTCCCCCACCAACGCTTGAGGAGGATGCTGACTTGCCCCGGGTGAGTCTGCTGGTGGCGGCCAAAAACGAAGAGGCGGTGATCGAACGGCTGGTGCGCTCCCTGGGTCAGTTGGATTACCCGGATTACGAGCTGTGGGTGATCGATGACGGCAGTACGGATGGCACGGGGCGGATTTTGGACCAACTGTGCGCCGAATATCCCCAACTGCGGGTGCTGCACCGACCGGCAGGGGCAGGGGGCGGTAAGTCCGGGGCACTCAACGATGGCCTGCGGCTGAGTCGGGGAGAAATTATTGGGGTGTTTGATGCGGATGCCCAGGTGCCGCCGGATTTGCTGCGCTGGATTGTACCCCTGTTTCGCCAACCCCACATCGGTGCGGTGCAGGTGCGCAAGGCGATTGCTCCAGGACCGAAAAACTGGTGGCTGCGGGGCCAGCAAATTGAAATGGTGCTGGATGCGTTTTTGCAACAACAGCGGCGGCGGCTGGGAGGCGTGGCGGAACTGCGGGGCAATGGTCAGTTTGTGCGGCGCTCGGCCCTGCTGCGGGTGGGGGGCTGGAACGAAGGCACGCTCACGGATGACCTGGATTTGACCTTCCGGTTGCATCTGGACGCCTGGGATATCGAGTTTTTGTTCACACCCAGCGTTCTGGAGGAGGGGGTGACCAATTTCCGGGCGCTGTGGCATCAACGCAATCGCTGGGCGGAAGGGGGGTACCAACGTTATTTGGACTACTGGCGGCCCTGGCTGTTTTGGCCCTGGGGGGGAGTGAAACGCTGGGATACGGGCGTGTCCTACCTGAGCCAATACTTGTTGCCGGCAGCCACGATCCCGGATGGGTTAATGGCCCTGTGGACGAAACATCCGCCGTTGCTGTGGCCCTTGACGGGGGTGATGCTGCTGCTGTTTTGCGGGTCTACCTGGCGGGGCTTGGCGCAACTGGAGGGAAAAACCTACTCCCGCTGGCGGTTGCTGGGGGCGTCTTTGCGGATGATGGTGTATATGCTGCACTGGCTGCCGGTGGTGGCGACGATGATGGTGCGGGTGGCGGTCCGGCCTAAGCGGTTAAAATGGGTGAAAACGGTGCATGTGCAGTACACGGTGGAACCCTGA